In a single window of the Candidatus Deferrimicrobiaceae bacterium genome:
- a CDS encoding efflux RND transporter permease subunit: MQKLAELCIRRPVFATMLILALVVVGLAGYSRLGVDRFPSVDLPTVSVRTNLPGATAEEVENQVSRRIEDAVNTVAGIDELRSSSGPGSSNVTITFALDRDIESASQDVRDRVGTILRDLPQDATPPQISKVDNDQQPVLTLALSGDRSLRELTELADKVVKVRLERSSGVGEVKIVGGLSRAVKIWVEADRLAAFRLPITTVRDAITRQNADEPGGNVTHGAREETVRTVGKLVDPRSFDDLTIANVGGSAIRIRDIGRAEDGTQEQRSTSRLNGVPTVVLEVRRQSGANTVAVIEGVKKAIASATTLLPPGVGVTVIQDQSRYIYAALHEINLHLVLGSILASLVVLAFMRSIRSTLIAAVAIPCSLISTFGMMWALHFTLNSVTMLALVLMVGIVIDDAIVVLENIFRFIEEKGMPPFEAARAATADIGMAVLATTFSLVVIFVPVSFMSSISGRFLYQFGITAAVAVMVSLLVSFTLTPMLSARFLRAGGSGTPEGGEAEGSRGGFYARLDSGYVRALSFSLRHRAFIAILAIVVILATIPLYRVIRQDYLPGNVDEGEFNVGVNAPQGTSLASMDEILVRIDHEIRSVRGVRTVLTTSGGGFMGGVNEGRIYVQMVPHEERVFSLTRFAKELFRGRPQAAFRGNVAQREAMQEVRKKLKKYRDLRITVRNLTGFNIGGGSADIDFVIRGPELERLSSFAERLRDRSESLGLLDADTSIKLDKPELRVILDRARADDLGVNPESVGTSVRLMVGGDETVSRFRDPSVNEDYDVQLRLREGDRGDPEALSRLYVFGASGVPQQIGNIARIERVPSASRIDRTDRQREIRLRATVAPGFALADRIQALRDEVASMNLPPGYSTKISGRGRELERTFGEFIWAFMLSVVFMYMILAAQFENLVHPFTILLSLPLSIPFALLSIWLTGDTLNLYSALGILVLFGVVKKNAILQIDHMNSLRAEGMDRADAIVQGNRDRLRPILMTTMTFVAGMIPLAVGTGPGAQERRAIAVVVIGGQTLSLLLTLLATPVVYSLLDDLGISLRRRAIVPREE, from the coding sequence ATGCAAAAACTGGCCGAACTCTGCATCCGTCGCCCCGTCTTCGCGACGATGCTGATCCTGGCGCTGGTTGTCGTCGGGCTCGCCGGCTATTCCCGGCTGGGCGTCGACCGGTTCCCGTCGGTCGATCTTCCGACGGTTTCCGTCCGGACCAATCTTCCAGGCGCCACGGCCGAAGAAGTCGAGAACCAGGTCTCCCGCCGGATCGAAGACGCCGTCAACACCGTGGCCGGGATCGACGAGCTGCGCTCGTCGTCGGGTCCGGGCTCTTCGAACGTCACCATCACGTTTGCGCTCGACCGGGACATCGAGTCGGCCTCCCAAGACGTGCGCGACCGGGTCGGGACTATCCTGCGCGACCTGCCCCAGGACGCGACCCCCCCGCAGATTTCCAAGGTCGACAACGACCAGCAGCCGGTGCTGACGCTGGCGTTGTCCGGAGACCGGTCGCTGCGCGAGCTGACCGAGCTGGCCGACAAGGTCGTCAAGGTCCGCCTCGAGCGATCCTCGGGCGTCGGCGAGGTGAAGATCGTCGGCGGGCTTTCACGCGCGGTCAAGATCTGGGTCGAGGCCGACCGGCTGGCCGCGTTTCGGCTGCCGATCACCACGGTTCGCGACGCGATCACCCGCCAGAATGCCGACGAACCCGGCGGAAACGTCACGCACGGCGCCCGGGAGGAGACCGTCCGGACGGTCGGGAAGCTGGTCGATCCGAGATCCTTCGACGACCTCACGATTGCGAACGTCGGCGGCTCGGCCATCCGGATCCGCGACATCGGCCGCGCCGAGGACGGCACCCAGGAGCAGCGCTCGACCTCGCGGCTCAACGGCGTGCCCACGGTGGTTCTCGAAGTTCGCCGCCAGTCCGGCGCCAATACCGTTGCCGTCATCGAAGGGGTGAAAAAAGCGATCGCTTCCGCCACCACGCTTCTCCCGCCGGGCGTCGGCGTCACCGTGATCCAGGACCAATCGCGCTACATCTACGCCGCGCTCCACGAGATCAACCTGCACCTGGTGCTCGGGAGCATCCTCGCCTCGCTCGTCGTGCTCGCGTTCATGCGCAGCATTCGATCGACGCTGATCGCCGCGGTGGCGATTCCCTGCTCGCTGATTTCGACCTTCGGGATGATGTGGGCGCTTCATTTCACGCTCAACAGCGTCACGATGCTCGCGCTCGTCTTGATGGTCGGCATCGTCATCGACGACGCGATCGTCGTCCTCGAGAACATCTTCCGCTTCATCGAGGAGAAGGGGATGCCGCCGTTCGAGGCGGCGCGCGCGGCGACAGCCGACATCGGGATGGCCGTGCTCGCCACGACTTTCTCACTGGTCGTTATTTTCGTCCCCGTGTCGTTCATGTCGAGCATCTCCGGGCGCTTCCTCTACCAATTCGGCATCACCGCGGCCGTCGCCGTCATGGTCAGCCTGCTCGTCTCCTTCACGTTGACGCCGATGTTGAGCGCCCGTTTCCTTCGGGCCGGAGGGAGCGGGACGCCCGAAGGGGGCGAGGCCGAGGGATCCCGGGGCGGTTTCTATGCCCGGCTCGATTCCGGCTACGTACGAGCGCTCTCGTTCTCGCTTCGGCATCGCGCGTTCATCGCGATCCTTGCGATCGTCGTCATCCTGGCAACGATTCCCCTGTATCGCGTGATCCGGCAGGACTACCTTCCGGGAAACGTCGACGAGGGGGAATTCAACGTCGGCGTGAACGCGCCGCAGGGGACCAGCCTGGCGAGCATGGACGAGATCCTGGTCCGGATCGATCACGAAATTCGGTCGGTTCGCGGAGTCAGGACCGTGCTTACGACATCGGGCGGCGGCTTCATGGGCGGCGTCAACGAGGGACGGATCTACGTCCAGATGGTGCCCCACGAGGAACGGGTCTTTTCCCTGACCCGGTTCGCAAAGGAGCTTTTCCGGGGAAGGCCGCAAGCCGCCTTCCGGGGGAACGTCGCCCAGCGCGAGGCCATGCAGGAAGTCCGGAAGAAGTTGAAGAAGTACCGGGATCTGCGCATCACCGTGCGAAACCTGACAGGGTTCAACATTGGCGGCGGAAGCGCCGACATCGATTTCGTGATCCGCGGTCCCGAGCTCGAACGGCTTTCGTCGTTCGCCGAACGTTTGCGCGATCGGTCCGAATCGCTCGGGTTGCTGGACGCCGACACGTCGATCAAGCTCGACAAGCCCGAGTTGCGGGTCATCCTCGACCGCGCGCGGGCCGATGACCTTGGCGTCAACCCCGAAAGCGTCGGGACGTCCGTTCGGCTCATGGTCGGAGGGGACGAGACGGTATCCCGCTTCCGGGACCCGTCCGTCAACGAGGATTACGATGTGCAGCTCCGGCTTCGCGAGGGAGACCGGGGCGATCCCGAGGCGCTCAGCCGGCTTTACGTCTTCGGGGCCAGCGGCGTCCCCCAGCAGATCGGCAACATCGCCCGGATCGAACGCGTACCCAGCGCCTCCCGGATCGACCGGACCGACCGGCAGCGGGAAATCCGGTTGCGCGCGACCGTGGCTCCCGGCTTCGCCCTGGCCGACCGCATCCAGGCGCTGCGGGACGAAGTGGCTTCCATGAACCTGCCCCCGGGCTATTCGACGAAAATATCCGGCCGGGGACGCGAGCTCGAACGGACGTTCGGCGAATTTATCTGGGCCTTCATGCTGTCGGTCGTCTTCATGTACATGATCCTCGCTGCTCAGTTCGAAAACCTGGTCCACCCGTTTACCATCCTGCTGTCGCTGCCGCTGTCCATTCCGTTTGCGCTGCTCTCGATCTGGCTGACCGGTGACACGCTGAATCTGTATTCGGCGCTCGGGATCCTCGTCCTGTTCGGAGTCGTCAAGAAGAACGCCATCCTGCAGATCGACCACATGAACAGCCTGCGGGCCGAGGGGATGGACCGGGCGGATGCGATCGTCCAGGGGAACCGGGACCGTCTCCGGCCGATCCTGATGACGACGATGACGTTCGTCGCCGGCATGATCCCGCTTGCGGTGGGGACCGGCCCCGGCGCCCAGGAGCGGCGGGCGATCGCGGTCGTCGTGATCGGCGGCCAGACGCTCTCGCTGCTCCTCACGCTGCTCGCCACTCCCGTCGTCTATTCGCTGCTCGACGACCTGGGCATCTCCCTCCGCCGGCGTGCGATCGTTCCCAGGGAAGAGTAG